The Zygotorulaspora mrakii chromosome 3, complete sequence genome includes a region encoding these proteins:
- the QNS1 gene encoding glutamine-dependent NAD(+) synthetase (similar to Saccharomyces cerevisiae QNS1 (YHR074W); ancestral locus Anc_5.357) — protein MSQLITLATCNLNQWALDFEGNRDRILESIRIAKEKGARLRVGPELEITGYGCLDHFLEGDVTLHSWEMYVQILKRPETHGILLDIGMPVMHKNVRYNCRILSLDGQIMFIRPKLWLANDGNYREMRFFTPWMKAGVVEEFQLPPAVQMVTGQKFVSFGDAVIRTLDTCIGAETCEELFTPQSPNISMSLDGVEIITNSSGSHHELRKLNKRLDLIINSTSRCGGVYLYANQRGCDGDRLYYDGCALIAVNGKVVAQGSQFCLKDVEVVTATVDLEEVRSYRGSIMSRCLQATSSPLTYKRIDIPIELAPMNLRFDRNVCPTKTREAFYHLPEEEIALGPACWLWDYLRRCNGSGYFLPLSGGIDSCATAVIVHSMCRLVVKEANEGNQQVIEDARRITRASSDWFPSDPRELASKIFHTCYMGTENSSKETQRRSAELASRIDSYHVDLKMDKVVTSVVSVFEIATGKKPIFKIFGGSQIENLALQNIQARIRMVLAYLFAQLLPWVRGIPNTGGLLVLGSANVDECLRGYLTKYDCSSADINPIGGISKTDLKKFIAYASKEFDMPILDEFLTATPTAELEPITKEYVQSDEIDMGMTYEELSVFGYLRKVEKCGPYSMFLKLLHQWSPRLSASQVAEKVKKFFFYYAINRHKQTVLTPSYHAEQYSPDDNRFDLRPFLINPRFTWASKKIDRVVAECEGKQSGSPLDIMSID, from the coding sequence ATGTCACAATTAATCACACTAGCAACGTGCAACCTTAACCAATGGGCACTGGATTTTGAAGGTAATAGGGATCGGATCTTAGAATCAATCAGAATAGCGAAGGAAAAAGGAGCTCGTCTTCGTGTTGGGCCTGAATTAGAAATTACAGGTTATGGCTGTCTGGATCATTTCTTGGAAGGAGATGTGACACTCCATTCGTGGGAAATGTATGTTCAAATCTTGAAGCGTCCGGAAACACACGGTATATTGCTTGATATTGGTATGCCTGTTATGCATAAGAATGTCAGGTATAATTGCCGTATACTTTCATTAGATGGCCAAATAATGTTTATTAGACCTAAGTTATGGCTGGCCAATGACGGTAACTACCGTGAAATGAGGTTTTTCACTCCGTGGATGAAAGCGGGAGTAGTTGAAGAGTTCCAATTACCGCCTGCTGTTCAAATGGTGACTGGACAGAAATTTGTCTCATTCGGTGATGCTGTGATTCGGACTCTAGATACTTGTATTGGTGCAGAAACTTGTGAGGAATTGTTCACGCCACAATCACCGAACATTTCTATGTCTCTTGATGGTGTGGAAATTATCACGAACTCTTCAGGGTCGCATCATGAACTTCGTAAGTTGAATAAAAGATTAGATTTGATCATAAACTCTACAAGTCGCTGCGGTGGTGTGTATTTGTATGCTAACCAGCGTGGTTGTGATGGAGATCGTCTTTACTACGATGGTTGTGCGTTGATTGCCGTAAATGGTAAAGTCGTTGCACAGGGGTCACAATTCTGTCTGAAAGACGTTGAGGTCGTCACGGCTACCGTCGATTTGGAAGAAGTAAGAAGTTACCGTGGCTCAATAATGTCTCGCTGTTTACAAGCTACCTCTTCTCCTTTGACATACAAACGCATTGACATACCAATTGAGTTGGCTCCAATGAACCTTCGATTTGATCGTAATGTCTGTCCTACGAAGACACGTGAAGCATTTTACCACTTACCagaggaagaaattgcTCTCGGTCCGGCTTGCTGGCTGTGGGATTATCTCAGACGTTGCAATGGATCTGGTTACTTTTTGCCGCTGTCCGGTGGCATAGATTCTTGTGCTACTGCAGTCATCGTACATTCTATGTGTAGGTTGGTTGTCAAAGAGGCCAATGAAGGGAACCAGCAAGTCATTGAGGATGCACGTAGAATTACTCGCGCATCAAGCGATTGGTTTCCAAGTGATCCAAGAGAATTGGCTAGCAAGATTTTTCACACATGTTATATGGGAACTGAGAACTCTTCTAAGGAAACACAGCGTAGAAGTGCAGAGTTGGCTTCACGTATAGACTCCTACCATGTTGACTTGAAAATGGATAAAGTAGTAACAAGTGTTGTTTCTGTTTTTGAGATAGCAACTGGTAAAAAGccaatattcaaaatattcggTGGGTCCcagattgaaaatttaGCATTGCAGAACATTCAGGCAAGAATAAGGATGGTGCTAGCGTATCTATTTGCACAGTTGTTGCCCTGGGTTAGGGGTATCCCCAATACAGGTGGCTTATTAGTTTTAGGTAGTGCCAATGTCGATGAATGTTTAAGAGGTTACTTGACAAAATACGATTGTTCTTCCGCCGATATTAATCCTATCGGGggtatttcaaaaaccgatttgaaaaaatttattgCTTATGCCTCCAAAGAGTTTGATATGCCAATCTTAGACGAGTTTTTGACTGCTACTCCAACTGCAGAGTTGGAACCGATTACAAAAGAATATGTTCAGTCTGACGAAATCGACATGGGAATGACCTACGAAGAGTTGAGTGTTTTCGGTTACTTACGCAAAGTGGAAAAGTGCGGACCTTATTcgatgtttttgaaattattacATCAATGGTCTCCACGATTATCAGCCTCTCAAGTCGCCGAAAAGGTTaaaaagtttttcttttactaCGCCATTAATAGACACAAGCAAACAGTTCTAACTCCAAGTTACCATGCTGAGCAATATTCCCCAGACGACAATAGATTTGATTTAAGACCCTTTTTAATAAATCCTAGATTCACATGggcttccaaaaaaatagatCGTGTTGTTGCCGAGTGTGAAGGTAAGCAATCAGGTAGTCCGTTAGACATTATGTCGATTGattaa
- the PPE1 gene encoding phosphoprotein phosphatase methylesterase 1 (similar to Saccharomyces cerevisiae PPE1 (YHR075C); ancestral locus Anc_5.358) yields the protein MADDLRRKLILRQMGCASGVVEKAHSPEADERQDTVGDLPFNGRRVDQSSRNAHELGTNEGPVDLNTSWKEFFSENEDFVIEQRNFTFNTYYNLPASLKIGATVPVFLFHHGAGSSGLSFATLSKALYEKMDKACVTFAFDARAHGKTRPIDTRKEVTYDLNTFVEDFVAVVEYFHHNRLLRLAKAKYSFVFVGHSLGGSICTSSYTFFPEILRKDALGVVMLDIVEEGAILALKNVNHFLQKTPNIFKNYQDAIDWHVQNGLSRYRNSAEIAIPSLFRLTKSHKVQRITNLRDFEPFWNTWFEGLSHKFVMLPCSRLLLLAGNENLDKELIIGQMQGRYQLVVFHESGHFIQEDTPVKTALTLHDFYIRNSFKNVTIKSNWGSQK from the coding sequence ATGGCAGATGACTTGCGAAGGAAATTGATCCTAAGGCAGATGGGTTGTGCAAGTGGTGTTGTAGAGAAAGCGCACTCCCCGGAAGCCGATGAACGCCAAGATACCGTCGGTGATTTACCATTCAATGGCAGAAGGGTAGATCAGAGCTCAAGAAACGCGCATGAACTTGGAACAAATGAAGGACCTGTGGATTTGAATACAAGCTggaaagaatttttcagcgaaaatgaagatttcGTAATTGAACAGCGaaatttcacttttaaTACATATTACAATTTACCAGCATCTCTAAAGATTGGTGCTACAGTTCCGgtctttttatttcaccATGGTGCTGGCTCTTCAGGTCTTTCATTTGCCACTTTGTCGAAGGCTCtgtatgaaaaaatggataaaGCCTGCGTTACATTTGCATTTGATGCAAGAGCTCATGGCAAGACAAGGCCGATTGATACCCGAAAAGAGGTCACTTACGATCTAAATACGTTTGTTGAGGACTTTGTCGCTGTGGTAGAGTATTTTCACCATAACAGGCTGTTAAGGCTTGCTAAAGCCAAATATTCATTCGTCTTCGTTGGACACTCATTGGGAGGCAGCATATGTACATCGTCGtatacattttttccagaaatATTACGAAAGGATGCTTTGGGGGTTGTTATGTTAGATATTGTGGAAGAAGGCGCTATTTTAGCCCTGAAAAATGTTAATCACTTCTTGCAAAAAACCCCAAACATATTCAAGAACTATCAAGATGCAATCGATTGGCATGTTCAAAATGGACTATCTAGGTACAGAAATAGTGCTGAAATTGCCATTCCCTCATTATTTAGGTTGACTAAGTCTCACAAAGTGCAAAGAATCACAAACTTGAGAGATTTCGAACCATTCTGGAATACTTGGTTCGAAGGTCTATCTCACAAATTTGTTATGCTCCCTTGTAGTAGACTTTTGTTGCTCGCTGGGaatgaaaatttggatAAAGAGCTCATTATAGGTCAAATGCAAGGAAGGTATCAACTGGTGGTGTTTCATGAATCCGGTCACTTCATTCAAGAAGACACCCCGGTTAAAACAGCTTTAACTCTGCATGACTTTTACATTCGCAATTCTTTTAAAAATGTGACGATTAAGTCCAATTGGGGTTCACAAAAGTGA